A single region of the Triticum dicoccoides isolate Atlit2015 ecotype Zavitan chromosome 2B, WEW_v2.0, whole genome shotgun sequence genome encodes:
- the LOC119365043 gene encoding kinesin-like protein KIN-7F has protein sequence MGAIGGDEMAQWDNVDGGEVVNGAAGKLEKILVSVRLRPLSDKEIARGDPSEWECISDTTVIARSAFPDRPTAPTAYSFDRVFRSDCDTKEVYEQGAKEVALSVVSGINSSIFAYGQTSSGKTYTMTGITECTVSDIYDYIGQHGERAFVLKFSAIEIYNEVVRDLLSSENTSLRLWDDAEKGTYVENLKEVILRDWNHLKELISVCEAQRRTGETYLNENSSRSHQILKLTIESSAREFLGKDKSTTLAASVNFVDLAGSERASQALSAGARLKEGCHINRSLLTLGTVIRKLSKVRNGHIPYRDSKLTRILQPSLGGNARTAIICTMSPARSYMEQSRNTLLFASCAKEVVTNAQVNVVMSDKALVKHLQRELARLESELRCPASYSSLEALVKEKDNHIRKMEKEIKELKVQRDLAQSRLQDLLQVVGDNHVSKRPLASGRNFTFDVPQPCEDRKSTTESSSEVVDNVQNFRFQGRRAAQREVGSQQSENNVQFATPLSYSVSSPPFSGMPPTTSRDNVSQISNEDSDDVCKEVRCIETNETEGKNGLDSSAIGSNILQDSNVGASTHGNDDSRRDDVSTVTLEQHLETVRKPFANLVDDLGSSTRNPSSSRGIVRSRSCRSLMGSTLFEDLEKDDCTPPSRRFMDFPGRPEGGQRRGSALNFDAESETLSRAGSMLSEITTTRGGPKANGSVAGDTEFTGIGEFVAELKEMAQYQKQLGGQYVNGEIAEGTVRSVGLDPIMDALQSPSRWPLEFERKQQEIIDLWHACYASLVHRTYFFLLFKGDPADSIYMEVEIRRLSFLKDAYANGGMESKVVAGSLNTSLVSSARKLQREREMLCRQMQKRLSIEERESMYTKWGVSLSSKRRRLQVARRLWTETKNLEHVRESASLVARLIGLLEPGKALREMFGLSFAPQQFSRRSHSSWRYGRSSLD, from the exons ATGGGGGCAATTGGGGGCGACGAGATGGCGCAATGGGATAATGTGGACGGAGGCGAGGTGGTCAATGGCGCCGCCGGGAAGCTGGAGAAGATACTGGTTTCGGTGAGGCTGAGGCCGCTGAGCGACAAGGAGATTGCGCGCGGGGATCCGTCCGAGTGGGAGTGCATCAGCGACACCACCGTCATTGCCCGGAGCGCCTTCCCGGACCGGCCAACGGCTCCGACTGCGTACTCCTTTG ACAGGGTATTCCGTTCTGACTGCGATACCAAAGAAGTGTACGAGCAAGGGGCCAAGGAGGTTGCCCTCTCTGTAGTTAGCGGCATTAACT CTAGTATCTTTGCATATGGTCAAACAAGTAGTGGAAAGACATACACCATGACTGGAATAACGGAATGTACAGTATCAGATATTTATGATTACATTGGCCAG CACGGGGAGAGAGCATTTGTGTTGAAATTCTCAGCGATAGAAATATATAACGAAGTTGTAAGGGATCTTCTTAGTTCAGAAAACACTTCTCTTAGACTTTGGGATGACGCAGAG AAGGGGACTTATGTAGAGAACCTTAAAGAGGTGATACTAAGGGACTGGAACCACCTGAAGGAACTTATTTCTGTGTGTGAAG CTCAAAGGAGAACTGGAGAGACATACTTAAACGAAAACAGCTCCCGATCGCATCAAATCCTTAAATTG ACTATCGAAAGTTCTGCTCGTGAATTCTTGGGTAAGGACAAGTCAACTACACTTGCGGCTAGTGTG AATTTTGTTGATTTGGCAGGAAGTGAACGTGCATCTCAGGCACTGTCAGCTGGTGCTAGGCTGAAGGAAGGTTGTCATATTAATAGAAGTTTACTTACCCTAGGAACTGTCATTCGTAAACTAAG CAAGGTAAGAAATGGACACATACCATATCGGGATTCAAAGCTCACACGCATATTACAACCTTCTCTGGGAGGTAATGCAAGGACTGCAATCATTTGCACAATGAGCCCAGCCCGAAGCTACATGGAGCAATCAAGAAATACCCTACTATTTGCAAGTTGTGCAAAGGAAGTAGTTACAAATGCGCAGGTTAATGTAGTCATGTCTGATAAAGCCCTAGTTAAGCATTTACAAAGAGAACTTGCCAGGTTGGAGAGTGAGCTGCGATGTCCAGCTTCCTATTCCAGTCTTGAAGCGTTGGTGAAGGAAAAAGATAACCACATCCGGAAG ATGGAGAAAGAAATTAAGGAATTGAAGGTACAGCGTGATCTGGCTCAATCTAGGTTGCAGGATTTGCTCCAGGTTGTTGGAGACAACCATGTTTCAAAGCGTCCCCTG GCTTCTGGGAGGAACTTTACCTTCGATGTGCCCCAGCCATGTGAAGATCGGAAATCAACAACCGAATCATCATCAGAAGTAGTTGACAATGTCCAAAACTTCAGGTTCCAAGGACGCCGCGCAGCACAAAGGGAAGTTGGGTCTCAACAGTCTGAAAATAATGTACAGTTTGCTACTCCATTGAGTTATTCAGTCAGCAGCCCTCCATTCAGTGGGATGCCCCCAACCACTAGCAGAGATAACGTTTCTCAGATATCAAATGAGGATTCAGATGATGTTTGCAAAGAAGTACGGTGCATAGAGACCAATGAAACAGAAGGAAAAAATGGTCTGGACTCGTCAGCTATCGGGAGCAATATCTTGCAAGATTCGAATGTGGGTGCTAGTACACATGGAAACGATGATTCCAGACGTGATGATGTATCTACTGTTACCCTGGAGCAGCATCTAGAGACTGTCAGAAAACCTTTTGCCAATCTTGTCGATGATCTAGGATCTTCAACACGAAACCCATCTAGCTCTAGAGGAATTGTGAGAAGCAGGAGCTGCAGGTCTCTGATGGGCTCTACTCTGTTTGAAGACCTGGAGAAGGATGATTGCACACCACCAAGCAGAAGATTCATGGACTTCCCCGGGAGACCTGAAGGGGGTCAAAGAAGGGGCTCTGCGCTGAACTTTGATGCAGAGAGTGAGACTTTGTCACGGGCAGGGTCAATGCTTTCTGAAATTACTACTACGAGGGGTGGACCCAAGGCAAACGGTTCTGTTGCAGGTGACACGGAATTTACTGGCATAGGTGAATTTGTGGCTGAACTGAAAGAAATGGCTCAGTATCAGAAGCAACTCGGTGGTCAG TATGTTAATGGAGAAATAGCAGAAGGAACCGTCAGGAGCGTTGGACTAGATCCAATCATGGATGCCTTGCAATCACCTTCGCGATGGCCACTGGAATTCGAGAGAAAACAGCAAGAGATCATTGACCTTTGGCATGCATGCTATGCTTCACTGGTTCATAGAACCTACTTTTTCTTGTTGTTTAAAGGAGATCCAGCCGACTCCATCTACATGGAAGTGGAGATAAGGAGGCTATCTTTCCTTAAAGACGCCTATGCCAATGGTGGTATGGAAAGCAAGGTCGTAGCTGGTAGCCTGAACACTTCTCTGGTTTCAAG TGCCAGGAAGTTGCAACGTGAGAGGGAGATGCTCTGCAGGCAAATGCAGAAGCGGCTCTCAATCGAGGAAAGAGAGAGCATGTACACCAAATGGGGAGTTTCGCTGTCCTCCAAGAGGAGAAGGCTTCAGGTGGCACGTCGCCTTTGGACCGAAACCAAAAACCTCGAGCATGTCAGGGAGAGCGCTTCCCTTGTCGCCCGATTGATCGGCCTCCTAGAGCCAGGAAAGGCGCTGAGGGAGATGTTTGGGCTAAGCTTCGCGCCGCAGCAGTTCAGCCGACGATCCCACAGTAGCTGGAGATATGGCCGTTCTTCTCTGGACTGA
- the LOC119365044 gene encoding BRCT domain-containing protein At4g02110-like has translation MPLFAGVRFVLLGFDPVSDAQYRSEMVRHGGADAGGAQEGCTHLIVSGLVYDDPVCVAAREHGTKVVTGLWVDDCLDLGAMADADHVLYRPVRDLEGIPGAESLCICLTGYQRQNGREAIMKMVNMMGARFSKPLTAKRVTHLICYQFEGEKYELAKMVKINIINHQWLEDCLKAWDILPVDNYTARSGWELEIMEAEAKDSEDESQSADKGSSDSRGVARSILATEIATRTPPGLYGHMPIHGPSVLSGNAEVPTGTHMGALQQIREVKDASEWSVDVMADTLSTPNTNVVTISADTDARAHAPQVDKVEVVAADSEHDKLVSHKTFEAGPKEIPVTAVPGEFGLFPQEASTSQQIKEVEDATERSLDVMADILSTPSTNSVTISADPDAHAPIHSPTVFTGNADAVVPAGRRLETSQQVREVEDVSKRPLDVRADRLSTPNTNVVTISDPDAYAHASQADRVEVVAADSEHDKLVSRATFQAGPKEVPITAVPGEYGVFPQKVSTSSVRNPAAKRSRTPEDETAFVSVDSSCDFAASKSKHGKVLSSGSAEADLEKTCSVSAAESTTFVPEEILSRARNAVAKSPLSSNSEMNDAIVVCKTKPANMNMEENPTTGACPTAGKTKRVSFDLSFHEAVNAESSTSKVSSSASADNPETCSPIPLSVLKPRRKVVAKRRGASSFQKGRSGSEACRTVSVLSEASKLPAESSTNAGMVTVYKGLHNADEAWEDRPEDLQSSKPRSRKRQKTDHNKENIAANTRLAPKSKRGKKRATSECVKIAVENNEYVIDDCSMTGGNHDGSSAVWEPEPTWFILSGHRLLRKQCRSILLRLKGRVCSHSHHWFFQATHFIAPELRRTEKFFAAAAAGRWILKPEYLFACDEAGKLVDAESFEWHGDGLNDNQTISLDAPRKWRHLKQRTGHGAFHGMRIIIYGECISPSRDTLRRAVRAGDGTVLATAPPYTRFLKLGAISFAVVAAGTPSSNAWVQEFKSHGIPCVSPSYLVDYVCKPGHLEQHRHVLFGMEDLADESLRKLLSSAQEQEGGDAEQSRGSGAMVVVHESEGPISCVAAGDVAEIASTS, from the exons ATGCCCCTCTTCGCCGGCGTCCGCTTCGTCCTCCTCGGCTTCGATCCCGTCTCCGACGCGCAG TACCGGTCGGAGATGGTACGGCACGGCGGCGCCGACGCGGGGGGCGCGCAGGAGGGATGCACCCACCTAATCGTCAGCGGACTCGTCTAC GATGACCCGGTGTGCGTGGCGGCGCGGGAGCACGGGACGAAGGTCGTGACTGGGCTGTGGGTGGACGACTGCTTGGATCTCGGAGCCATGGCTGACGCCGATCAT GTACTGTACAGGCCAGTGAGAGATTTGGAAGGCATACCGGGTGCTGAATCTCTCTGCATTTGCTTGACGGGCTACCAAAGACAGAACGGGCGTGAAGCCATAATG AAAATGGTTAATATGATGGGAGCGCGGTTCTCCAAGCCTTTGACAGCGAAAAGGGTCACCCATCTCATCTGCTACCAATTCGAAG GTGAGAAGTATGAGCTTGCTAAAATGGTGAAGATTAATATTATTAATCACCAGTGGTTGGAAGATTG CTTAAAGGCATGGGACATTCTTCCGGTTGATAATTATACTGCCAGAAG TGGTTGGGAATTGGAGATAATGGAGGCAGAAGCTAAAGATTCCGAAGATGAATCACAAAGTGCTGATAAAGGCTCGTCTGATAGCAGAGGCGTTGCCAGAAGCATCCTTGCTACGGAGATTGCAACGAGAACTCCTCCTGGTCTTTATGGTCACATGCCCATTCATGGTCCTTCTGTCTTATCTGGCAATGCAGAGGTTCCTACAGGAACACACATGGGTGCTTTGCAACAGATTAGGGAGGTGAAAGATGCAAGTGAATGGTCAGTTGATGTCATGGCTGACACACTGAGCACTCCAAACACAAATGTTGTGACAATTTCTGCTGATACTGATGCCCGTGCACATGCACCACAAGTTGATAAAGTTGAAGTTGTAGCTGCAGACTCAGAACATGACAAGTTGGTTTCTCATAAAACCTTTGAAGCAGGCCCTAAGGAGATCCCAGTTACTGCAGTCCCTGGTGAATTTGGATTATTTCCCCAGGAAGCATCAACTTCGCAACAGATTAAGGAAGTGGAAGATGCAACTGAAAGGTCACTTGACGTCATGGCTGACATACTGAGCACTCCTAGCACAAATTCTGTGACAATCTCTGCTGATCCTGATGCCCATGCACCCATCCACAGTCCTACTGTCTTCACTGGCAATGCAGATGCAGTGGTTCCTGCAGGAAGACGCTTGGAGACTTCACAGCAGGTTAGGGAAGTCGAAGATGTAAGTAAAAGGCCACTTGATGTCAGAGCTGACAGACTAAGCACTCCAAACACAAATGTTGTGACAATTTCAGATCCTGATGCCTATGCACATGCATCACAAGCTGATAGAGTTGAAGTTGTAGCTGCAGACTCAGAACATGACAAATTGGTTTCTCGTGCAACCTTCCAAGCAGGCCCTAAGGAGGTCCCAATTACTGCAGTCCCTGGTGAATATGGAGTATTTCCTCAGAAAGTATCAACTTCTAGTGTGAGAAATCCTGCTGCCAAGAGGTCGCGGACTCCTGAGGATGAAACGGCTTTTGTATCTGTAGATAGTAGCTGTGACTTTGCTGCTTCCAAGTCCAAGCATGGTAAAGTTCTTTCCAGTGGCAGTGCCGAAGCAGATCTTGAAAAGACCTGTAGCGTGAGTGCTGCTGAAAGCACAACATTTGTGCCTGAAGAAATCTTGAGCAGAGCAAGGAACGCAGTTGCTAAGAGCCCACTCAGTTCCAACAGTGAGATGAATGATGCGATAGTGGTTTGCAAGACGAAGCCTGCTAATATGAATATGGAGGAAAACCCTACAACCGGCGCATGCCCAACCGCTGGTAAAACCAAAAGAGTATCTTTCGACTTGAGTTTTCATGAGGCGGTAAACGCAGAAAGTTCCACTTCAAAGGTTTCAAGCAGTGCAAGTGCAGACAACCCTGAAACATGTAGCCCCATTCCTCTTAGTGTCCTGAAGCCCCGGCGCAAGGTAGTTGCCAAGAGGAGGGGAGCATCTTCTTTCCAGAAAGGGAGATCTGGCAGTGAGGCTTGCAGAACAGTTAGTGTCTTATCTGAAGCATCAAAGTTGCCTGCAGAGAGTTCCACAAATGCTGGCATGGTGACAGTGTACAAGGGCCTCCATAATGCTGATGAAGCCTGGGAAGATAGGCCAGAAGATTTGCAAAGCTCTAAACCTAGAAGCAGAAAGAGACAGAAAACTGACCATAACAAGGAAAACATAGCAGCCAATACTCGTCTTGCTCCTAAATCAAAACGTGGAAAAAAGCGTGCGACTTCTGAATGTGTCAAAATAGCAGTAGAGAACAACGAATATGTGATCGATGACTGCAGCATGACAGGGGGAAATCATGATGGATCCTCGGCCGTGTGGGAACCAGAACCTACATGGTTCATTTTAAGTGGGCATCGCCTCTTGAGGAAGCAGTGCAGGTCGATACTTCTGCGCCTGAAGGGAAGAGTTTGCAGTCATTCACACCATTGGTTTTTCCAAGCGACACATTTTATCGCCCCTGAGCTCCGCAGAACTGAAAAATTCTTTGCAGCTGCTGCAGCGGGGAG GTGGATACTGAAGCCTGAGTACTTGTTTGCTTGCGATGAGGCTGGCAAGCTAGTGGATGCAGAATCATTTGAGTGGCACGGTGATGGCCTTAACGACAACCAGACAATCAGCCTGGACGCTCCGAGGAAATGGCGGCACCTGAAGCAGCGCACCGGCCATGGCGCCTTCCACGGGATGCGGATCATCATATATGGAGAGTGCATTTCCCCATCACGG GACACCCTGAGGCGCGCGGTGCGAGCAGGTGACGGCACGGTCCTGGCCACCGCCCCGCCCTACACGCGGTTCCTGAAGCTGGGCGCGATCAGCTTCGCGGTGGTGGCCGCGGGCACGCCGAGCAGCAACGCGTGGGTGCAGGAGTTCAAGAGCCACGGCATCCCGTGCGTGAGCCCGAGCTATCTGGTGGACTACGTGTGCAAGCCCGGCCACCTGGAGCAGCACAGGCACGTCCTCTTCGGCATGGAGGACCTGGCCGACGAGtccctgcggaagctgctgtcgtcGGCCCAGGAGCAGGAGGGAGGCGACGCCGAGCAGAGCCGCGGCTCcggcgcgatggtggtggtgcacgAGTCAGAAGGCCCGATCTCGTGCGTGGCCGCCGGAGACGTGGCGGAGATCGCCTCGACCTCCTGA